A region from the Mycobacterium heidelbergense genome encodes:
- a CDS encoding polyamine aminopropyltransferase translates to MTSVEAPVSGRWRAVLLAAVAACAACGIIYELALLTLSASLNGGGIVATSLIVAGYIAALGAGALLVKPLLAHAAIAFIAVEALLGIVGGLSAAALYVVFAFLEASVGSTWVLAAGTALIGGLVGAEVPLLMTLLQRGRTARATEAGRTLANLNAADYLGALLGGLVWPFLLLPQLGMIRGAAATGIINLAAAAVVSVFVLRRVVSPRQLATALCALAAALALLATLLVRSADIETTSRQRLYADPIIAYRHTAYQEIVVTRRDNDTRLYLDGGLQFSTRDEYRYTESLVYPALGGGARSVLVIGGGDGLAARELLRQPGVGRIMQVELDPAVIDVARTTLRDANAGALDNPRVDVVIGDAMTWLRGPGGLFDAVIVDLPDPDTPVLGRLYSTEFYALAARALAPGGLLVVQAGSPFSTPAAFWRTVSTIRAAGYAVTPYHVHVPTFGDWGFALARRGDVAPAPKMPADAPPLRFLNQRVLDAATVFSGDVGPRLLEPSTLDNPRVVDDMRHGYE, encoded by the coding sequence ATGACGTCGGTCGAGGCCCCGGTTTCGGGGCGCTGGCGCGCGGTGCTGCTGGCCGCCGTGGCGGCGTGCGCGGCGTGCGGCATCATCTACGAGCTCGCGCTGCTGACGCTGTCGGCGAGCCTCAACGGCGGCGGCATCGTCGCCACCTCGCTGATCGTGGCGGGCTACATCGCCGCGCTGGGCGCGGGCGCCCTGCTGGTCAAGCCGCTGCTGGCGCACGCGGCGATCGCCTTCATCGCCGTCGAGGCTCTGCTGGGCATCGTCGGCGGCCTGTCGGCGGCGGCGCTGTACGTGGTGTTCGCGTTCCTGGAGGCCTCGGTCGGATCGACGTGGGTGCTGGCGGCGGGCACGGCGCTGATCGGCGGCCTGGTCGGCGCCGAGGTGCCGCTGCTGATGACGCTGCTGCAGCGCGGCCGCACGGCGCGCGCGACCGAGGCCGGCCGCACGCTGGCCAACCTCAACGCCGCCGATTACCTCGGCGCGCTGCTCGGCGGGCTGGTCTGGCCGTTCCTGCTGCTGCCGCAGCTGGGGATGATCCGCGGCGCGGCGGCCACCGGCATCATCAACCTGGCGGCGGCGGCCGTCGTCTCGGTCTTCGTGCTGCGCCGCGTCGTTTCCCCGCGCCAGCTGGCGACGGCGCTGTGCGCGCTGGCCGCCGCGCTCGCGCTGCTCGCCACGCTGCTGGTGCGGTCGGCCGACATCGAAACCACCAGCAGGCAACGGCTTTACGCCGACCCGATCATCGCCTACCGGCACACGGCCTATCAGGAGATCGTGGTGACCCGCCGCGACAACGACACGCGCCTCTACCTCGACGGGGGCCTGCAGTTCTCCACCCGCGACGAGTACCGCTACACCGAGAGTTTGGTCTATCCCGCGCTCGGCGGTGGCGCGCGCTCGGTGCTCGTGATCGGCGGCGGGGACGGCCTGGCTGCCCGCGAACTGCTGCGCCAGCCCGGCGTCGGAAGGATCATGCAGGTCGAGCTGGACCCCGCGGTCATCGACGTGGCCCGCACCACGCTGCGCGACGCCAACGCCGGCGCGCTGGACAACCCGCGCGTCGACGTCGTGATCGGTGACGCGATGACGTGGCTACGCGGTCCCGGCGGCCTCTTCGATGCGGTCATCGTCGACCTGCCCGACCCCGACACCCCCGTGCTGGGCCGGCTGTACTCGACGGAGTTTTACGCGCTCGCCGCCCGTGCGCTGGCCCCCGGCGGGCTGCTGGTCGTGCAGGCGGGCAGCCCGTTTTCCACGCCGGCGGCGTTCTGGCGCACGGTCTCGACGATCCGGGCCGCCGGCTATGCGGTGACGCCGTATCACGTGCACGTGCCCACGTTCGGTGACTGGGGCTTCGCCCTGGCGCGGCGCGGCGACGTCGCGCCGGCCCCGAAGATGCCCGCCGACGCGCCCCCGCTGCGTTTCCTCAACCAGCGGGTGCTGGACGCCGCCACCGTCTTCTCCGGGGACGTCGGCCCGCGCCTCTTGGAGCCGTCGACCCTGGACAACCCGCGCGTCGTCGACGACATGCGGCACGGGTACGAGTAG
- a CDS encoding YebC/PmpR family DNA-binding transcriptional regulator translates to MSGHSKWATTKHKKAVIDARRGKMFARLIKNIEVAARVGGGDPAGNPTLYDAIQKAKKSSVPNDNIEKARKRGAGEEAGGADWQTITYEGYAPNGVAVLIECLTDNRNRAASEVRVAMTRNGGTMADPGSVAYLFSRKGVVTLEKNGLTEDDVLTAVLEAGAEDVNDLGDSFEVITEPGDLVAVRTALQDAGIDYDSAEAGFQPSVTVPLDADGAQKVMRLVDALEDSDDVQDVWTNADIPDEILALIEE, encoded by the coding sequence ATGAGCGGCCATTCCAAGTGGGCCACCACCAAGCACAAGAAGGCCGTCATCGACGCCCGCCGCGGCAAGATGTTCGCCCGGCTGATCAAGAACATCGAGGTCGCGGCCCGCGTCGGCGGCGGCGACCCGGCGGGCAACCCCACGCTCTATGACGCCATCCAGAAGGCGAAGAAGAGCTCGGTGCCCAACGACAACATCGAAAAGGCCCGCAAGCGTGGCGCCGGCGAGGAAGCCGGTGGCGCCGACTGGCAAACCATCACCTACGAGGGCTACGCCCCCAACGGCGTGGCGGTCCTGATCGAGTGCCTGACCGACAACCGCAACCGCGCCGCCAGCGAGGTGCGGGTGGCGATGACGCGCAACGGCGGCACCATGGCCGACCCCGGGTCGGTGGCCTACCTGTTCTCCCGCAAGGGCGTCGTCACCCTGGAAAAGAACGGCCTGACCGAGGACGACGTGCTGACCGCCGTCCTCGAAGCCGGCGCCGAGGACGTCAACGACCTGGGCGACAGCTTCGAGGTCATCACCGAGCCGGGTGACCTGGTCGCGGTGCGGACCGCCCTGCAGGACGCCGGCATCGACTACGACTCCGCCGAGGCGGGGTTCCAGCCGTCGGTAACCGTTCCCCTCGACGCCGACGGCGCCCAGAAGGTCATGAGACTGGTCGACGCCCTGGAAGACAGCGACGACGTGCAGGACGTCTGGACCAACGCCGACATCCCCGACGAGATCCTGGCCCTGATCGAGGAGTGA
- the pdxT gene encoding pyridoxal 5'-phosphate synthase glutaminase subunit PdxT, which yields MSAPRIGVLALQGDTREHLAALREAGAESMPVRRRAELDAVDGLVIPGGESTTMSHLLLDFDLLEPLRARLAEGLPAYGACAGMILLAGEILDAGARGRQALPLHAIDMTVRRNAFGRQVDSFEGDIAFVGLDGPVRAVFIRAPWVERAGDGVRVLARAAGHIVAVRQGPMLATAFHPEMTGDRRIHHLFVDIVNGVA from the coding sequence GTGAGCGCGCCAAGGATCGGGGTGCTGGCGCTGCAGGGCGACACCCGCGAGCACCTGGCGGCGCTGCGCGAGGCCGGGGCCGAGTCGATGCCGGTGCGCCGCCGCGCCGAGCTGGACGCGGTGGACGGGCTGGTCATCCCCGGCGGCGAATCCACCACCATGAGCCACCTGCTGCTCGACTTCGACCTGCTCGAGCCGCTGCGGGCGCGGCTGGCCGAGGGGCTTCCCGCCTACGGCGCGTGCGCCGGGATGATCCTGCTGGCCGGCGAGATCCTCGACGCGGGCGCGCGGGGCCGCCAGGCGCTGCCGCTGCACGCAATCGATATGACGGTGCGGCGCAACGCTTTTGGGCGTCAGGTCGACTCGTTCGAGGGCGACATCGCGTTCGTCGGCCTCGACGGTCCGGTGCGCGCGGTTTTCATCCGCGCGCCCTGGGTGGAGCGGGCCGGCGACGGCGTGCGGGTGCTGGCCCGCGCGGCGGGCCACATCGTGGCGGTGCGGCAGGGCCCGATGCTGGCGACGGCGTTTCACCCGGAGATGACCGGCGACCGTCGCATCCACCACCTGTTCGTCGACATCGTCAACGGCGTCGCCTGA
- the tesB gene encoding acyl-CoA thioesterase II produces MAIEQILDLEQLEVNIYRGSVFSPDSGFLQRTFGGHVAGQSLVSAVRTVDPRYLVHSLHGYFLRPGDAQAPTVFIVERLRDGGSFCTRRVNAIQHGETIFSMSASFQTDQEGINHQDAMPAAPPPDGLPGLNSIKVFEDAGFRQFEEWDVRIVPRDRLQLVPGKAAQQQVWFRHRDPLPDDPVLHICALAYMSDLTLLGSAQVTHLEEREHLQVASLDHAMWFMRVFRADEWLLYDQSSPSACAGRSLCQGKIFNRYGELVAAVMQEGLTRFARGHQPARR; encoded by the coding sequence GTGGCGATCGAACAGATCCTCGATCTCGAGCAGCTCGAGGTCAACATCTACCGCGGAAGCGTGTTCAGCCCGGATTCGGGTTTTTTGCAACGAACGTTCGGTGGCCATGTGGCGGGCCAGTCGCTGGTGTCGGCGGTGCGCACCGTCGACCCCCGCTACCTGGTGCACTCGCTGCACGGCTATTTCCTGCGGCCCGGAGATGCCCAGGCGCCCACCGTCTTCATCGTCGAGCGCCTCCGCGACGGCGGCTCGTTTTGCACCCGGCGGGTCAACGCCATCCAGCACGGCGAGACCATCTTCTCCATGTCGGCGTCGTTCCAGACCGATCAGGAAGGCATCAACCACCAGGACGCCATGCCGGCCGCGCCGCCGCCGGACGGCCTGCCCGGGCTGAACTCGATCAAGGTGTTCGAGGACGCCGGGTTCCGGCAGTTCGAGGAGTGGGACGTCCGCATCGTGCCGCGGGATCGCCTGCAGCTGGTGCCCGGCAAGGCCGCCCAGCAGCAGGTGTGGTTCCGCCACCGCGACCCGCTGCCCGACGACCCCGTGCTGCACATCTGCGCGCTGGCCTACATGAGCGACCTCACCCTCTTGGGCTCGGCGCAAGTCACCCACCTCGAGGAGCGCGAGCACCTGCAGGTGGCGTCGCTGGACCACGCGATGTGGTTCATGCGGGTGTTCCGGGCCGACGAGTGGCTGCTCTACGACCAGTCGTCGCCGTCGGCCTGCGCGGGTCGTTCGCTGTGTCAGGGCAAGATCTTCAACCGGTACGGCGAGCTGGTCGCGGCGGTCATGCAGGAGGGCCTGACCCGCTTCGCCCGCGGGCATCAGCCCGCACGCCGGTGA
- the pdxS gene encoding pyridoxal 5'-phosphate synthase lyase subunit PdxS, producing MDSAAASSRAATGTARVKRGMAEMLKGGVIMDVVTPEQARIAEGAGAVAVMALERVPADIRAQGGVSRMSDPDMIEGIIAAVTIPVMAKVRIGHFVEAQILQSLGVDYIDESEVLTPADYAHHIDKWKFTVPFVCGATSLGEALRRITEGAAMIRSKGEAGTGDVSNATTHMRAIGGEIRRLTSLSEDELYVAAKELQAPYELVADVARAGKLPVTLFTAGGIATPADAAMMMQLGAEGVFVGSGIFKSGAPEHRAAAIVKATTFYDDPDVLAKVSRGLGEPMVGINVEQIAAPHRLAERGW from the coding sequence ATGGACAGCGCCGCAGCGTCGAGTCGGGCAGCAACGGGAACGGCGCGGGTCAAGCGCGGCATGGCCGAGATGCTCAAGGGCGGCGTCATCATGGACGTCGTCACCCCCGAGCAGGCCCGCATCGCCGAGGGCGCCGGCGCCGTCGCCGTGATGGCGCTGGAACGGGTGCCCGCCGACATCCGCGCCCAGGGCGGGGTGTCGCGGATGAGCGACCCCGACATGATCGAGGGCATCATCGCCGCGGTGACCATCCCGGTGATGGCCAAGGTGCGCATCGGGCATTTCGTCGAGGCGCAGATCCTGCAGAGCCTCGGCGTGGACTACATCGACGAGTCGGAGGTGCTGACCCCCGCCGACTACGCCCACCACATCGACAAGTGGAAGTTCACCGTGCCGTTCGTGTGCGGCGCGACCAGCCTCGGCGAGGCGCTGCGACGCATCACCGAGGGCGCGGCCATGATCCGCTCCAAGGGCGAGGCCGGCACCGGGGACGTCTCCAACGCCACCACGCACATGCGGGCCATCGGCGGCGAGATCCGCCGGCTGACGTCGCTGTCCGAGGACGAATTGTACGTCGCGGCAAAGGAATTGCAGGCGCCCTACGAGCTGGTCGCCGACGTGGCCCGCGCGGGCAAGCTGCCGGTCACGCTGTTCACCGCGGGCGGCATCGCCACCCCGGCCGACGCGGCGATGATGATGCAGCTCGGCGCCGAGGGCGTGTTCGTCGGCTCGGGCATCTTCAAGTCGGGCGCCCCCGAGCACCGCGCCGCCGCGATCGTCAAGGCCACCACGTTCTACGACGACCCCGACGTGCTGGCCAAGGTGTCGCGCGGGCTGGGCGAGCCGATGGTGGGCATCAACGTCGAACAGATCGCCGCTCCGCATCGCCTCGCGGAGCGCGGCTGGTAA
- a CDS encoding NUDIX hydrolase, giving the protein MIWPIIAIVVLVALVALAGGWAYRTANRLDRLHVRYDLSWQALDGALARRAVVARAVAIDGYGSSSEGGRLAALADAAEHAPRPARENAENELSAALAIVDPASLPAGLVAELADAEARVVLARRFHNDAVRDTLALAERRLVRAFRLGGTAALPSYFEIVERPHALAHDDLSAPGVPNHRTSARAVLLDETGAVLLLCGSDPANPAFRDGAAPRWWFTVGGEVRHGERLAEAAARELAEETGLRVAPADLIGPVWRRDEVFEFNGSLIDSEEFYLVHRTRRFEPSIAGRTELEHRYIRGARWCDANDIAALTAAGEQVYPRQLGELLPAANRLADGARNPGVPEAIR; this is encoded by the coding sequence ATGATCTGGCCGATCATCGCCATCGTGGTGCTGGTGGCGCTGGTCGCGCTGGCCGGAGGCTGGGCGTACCGCACGGCCAACCGGCTGGACCGGCTCCACGTCCGCTACGACCTGTCGTGGCAGGCGCTGGACGGCGCGCTGGCGCGGCGCGCGGTGGTGGCGCGCGCCGTCGCGATCGACGGGTATGGGAGTTCTTCGGAGGGTGGCCGGCTGGCGGCGCTGGCCGACGCCGCGGAACACGCGCCCCGGCCCGCGCGCGAGAACGCCGAGAACGAGCTGTCGGCCGCGCTGGCGATAGTCGATCCGGCGTCGCTGCCGGCGGGCCTGGTCGCCGAGTTGGCCGACGCCGAGGCCCGGGTGGTGCTGGCCCGCCGATTCCACAACGACGCGGTCCGGGACACCCTCGCGCTGGCCGAACGACGCCTGGTGCGCGCCTTTCGGCTCGGCGGAACCGCCGCGCTGCCAAGCTATTTCGAGATCGTCGAGCGGCCGCACGCGCTGGCGCACGACGACCTGAGCGCGCCGGGCGTGCCCAACCACCGCACCTCGGCGCGGGCGGTGCTGCTCGACGAGACCGGCGCGGTCCTGCTGCTGTGCGGGTCGGACCCGGCGAACCCCGCCTTCCGGGACGGGGCCGCGCCGAGGTGGTGGTTCACCGTCGGCGGCGAGGTGCGGCACGGCGAGCGGTTGGCCGAGGCCGCCGCGCGGGAGCTGGCCGAGGAAACCGGCCTGCGGGTCGCACCGGCCGATTTGATCGGACCCGTCTGGCGGCGCGACGAGGTCTTCGAGTTCAACGGCTCGCTGATCGACAGCGAGGAGTTCTACCTGGTCCACCGCACCCGCCGGTTCGAGCCGTCCATTGCGGGACGGACCGAATTGGAGCACCGCTACATTCGCGGCGCCCGCTGGTGCGACGCGAACGACATCGCCGCGCTGACCGCGGCCGGCGAACAGGTCTACCCGCGGCAACTGGGCGAGTTGCTGCCCGCGGCCAACCGGCTGGCCGATGGCGCCCGCAACCCCGGCGTCCCCGAGGCGATCCGCTGA
- a CDS encoding glycosyltransferase family 4 protein, with the protein MRIGMVCPYSFDVPGGVQSHVLQLAEVMRARGHQVSVLAPASPQACLPDYVVSAGKAVPIPYNGSVARLRFGPATHRKVRRWLIQGDFDVLHLHEPNAPSLSMLALNIAEGPIVATFHTSTTKSLTLTVFQGILRPMHEKIVGRIAVSDLARRWQMEALGTDAVEIPNGVDVAAFAAAPRLDGYPRPGKTVLFLGRYGEPRKGMAVLLDALPRVVRRCPDVQLLIVGRGDEDELRDQAGELAKHMRFLGQVDDAAKASAMRSADAYCAPNTGGESFGIVLVEAMAAGTPVVASDLDAFRRVLRGGECGRLVPVDPPDLQAAALAGALIEVLENDVLRERYVAAASAAVRRYDWSVVAGQIMRVYETVAGSGAKVQVAS; encoded by the coding sequence ATGCGGATCGGGATGGTCTGTCCGTACTCGTTCGACGTGCCGGGCGGGGTGCAGTCCCACGTGCTGCAGCTGGCCGAGGTGATGCGCGCCCGCGGGCATCAGGTGAGCGTCCTGGCGCCGGCGTCGCCGCAGGCTTGTCTGCCCGACTACGTCGTCTCCGCGGGCAAGGCCGTCCCGATTCCCTACAACGGGTCCGTGGCCCGGCTGCGGTTCGGCCCGGCCACCCACCGCAAGGTCAGGCGGTGGCTCATACAGGGTGACTTTGACGTGCTGCACCTGCACGAGCCCAACGCGCCGAGCCTGTCGATGCTGGCCCTGAACATCGCCGAGGGGCCGATCGTGGCGACGTTTCACACGTCGACCACCAAGTCGCTGACCCTGACGGTGTTTCAGGGCATCCTGCGCCCGATGCACGAGAAGATCGTCGGCCGCATCGCGGTGTCCGACCTGGCCCGGCGCTGGCAGATGGAGGCGCTGGGTACCGACGCGGTGGAGATCCCCAACGGGGTCGACGTCGCCGCGTTCGCCGCGGCGCCGCGGCTGGACGGCTATCCGCGGCCGGGCAAGACGGTGCTGTTTTTGGGCCGCTACGGCGAACCCCGCAAGGGCATGGCGGTGCTGCTCGACGCGCTGCCGCGGGTGGTGCGGCGCTGCCCGGACGTGCAGCTGCTGATCGTCGGGCGCGGCGACGAGGACGAATTGCGCGACCAGGCCGGCGAATTGGCGAAGCACATGCGCTTTCTCGGCCAGGTCGACGACGCCGCGAAGGCGTCCGCGATGCGCAGCGCCGACGCCTATTGCGCGCCCAACACCGGCGGGGAAAGCTTCGGCATCGTGTTGGTCGAGGCGATGGCCGCCGGCACCCCGGTGGTGGCCAGCGACCTGGACGCCTTCCGGCGCGTGCTGCGCGGCGGCGAGTGCGGGCGGCTGGTGCCGGTGGACCCCCCAGATTTGCAGGCCGCCGCGCTGGCCGGCGCGCTGATCGAAGTCCTGGAGAACGACGTGCTGCGCGAACGTTACGTCGCGGCCGCCTCGGCGGCGGTCCGCCGCTACGACTGGTCGGTGGTGGCCGGCCAGATCATGCGGGTGTACGAGACGGTCGCCGGGTCGGGCGCCAAGGTGCAGGTGGCCAGCTGA
- a CDS encoding phosphatidylinositol mannoside acyltransferase — MIPGSRLVTGTATDWTYAAGWMAMRALPEFAARTAFDAGARYAARRGGPTQLRKNLARVIGVAPDEVPDALMRAALASYGRYWREAFRLPTMNLPALARQLHDSVLGQDHLDAALAAGRGAVLALPHSGNWDMAGVWLAHAHGTFTTVAERLKPESLYRRFIAYRESLGFEVLPLSGGARPPFEVLCERLRANRVVCLMAERDLTRTGVEVDFFGEPTRMPAGPAKLALQTGAALLPTHCWFEGNGWVAWIGPALDCTGGDTQAITQALADRFAKNIAAHPEDWHMLQPQWLADLPTERRVKLARLEDT, encoded by the coding sequence GTGATCCCCGGGAGCCGCCTGGTGACGGGCACCGCGACCGACTGGACCTACGCGGCCGGCTGGATGGCCATGCGGGCGCTGCCGGAGTTCGCCGCCCGCACCGCGTTCGACGCCGGAGCGCGGTACGCGGCCCGCCGCGGCGGCCCGACCCAGCTGCGCAAGAACCTGGCCCGCGTCATCGGTGTGGCGCCGGACGAGGTGCCCGACGCGCTGATGCGCGCCGCGCTGGCCTCCTACGGTCGCTACTGGCGGGAGGCCTTCCGCCTGCCGACGATGAACCTGCCCGCGCTGGCCCGCCAGCTGCACGACTCGGTGCTGGGGCAAGACCATCTGGATGCGGCGCTGGCCGCGGGCCGCGGCGCGGTGCTCGCGCTGCCGCACAGCGGCAACTGGGACATGGCCGGGGTGTGGCTGGCGCACGCCCACGGCACCTTCACCACCGTCGCCGAGCGCCTCAAACCCGAGTCGCTGTACCGGCGCTTCATCGCCTACCGCGAAAGCCTCGGCTTCGAAGTGCTGCCACTCTCCGGCGGCGCCCGCCCGCCCTTCGAGGTGTTGTGCGAACGGCTGCGGGCCAACCGGGTGGTGTGCCTGATGGCCGAGCGCGACCTGACCCGCACCGGTGTCGAGGTCGACTTCTTCGGCGAACCCACCCGGATGCCGGCGGGACCGGCGAAGCTCGCGCTGCAGACCGGGGCGGCGCTGCTGCCGACGCACTGCTGGTTCGAGGGCAACGGCTGGGTCGCGTGGATAGGCCCGGCGCTGGACTGCACCGGCGGCGACACCCAAGCCATCACCCAGGCGCTCGCCGATCGGTTCGCCAAGAACATCGCCGCCCACCCCGAGGACTGGCACATGCTGCAGCCGCAGTGGCTGGCCGACCTGCCCACTGAAAGGCGGGTCAAACTGGCGCGGCTCGAGGACACCTGA
- the pgsA gene encoding phosphatidylinositol phosphate synthase, translated as MSKVPFLSRAAFARLTVPAARACLRVGLTPDAVTIVGTVVAVAGALALFPTGKLFAGAVVVSFFVLFDMLDGAMARERGGGTRFGAVLDATCDRVSDGAVFCGLLWWIAFGLRDKLLVAATLICLITSQVISYIKARAEASGLRGGGGIIERPERLIIVLVGTGVSDFPFVPWPPALPVAMWLLAAASLVTCAQRLHTVRTSPGAGDPMGPTAGTSEP; from the coding sequence ATGAGCAAGGTGCCGTTCCTGTCCCGGGCGGCGTTCGCGCGGCTCACCGTTCCGGCCGCCAGGGCATGCCTGCGGGTGGGGTTGACGCCGGACGCCGTCACCATCGTGGGCACGGTCGTGGCGGTGGCGGGGGCGCTGGCGCTGTTCCCGACGGGCAAGCTGTTCGCCGGCGCGGTGGTGGTGTCGTTCTTCGTGCTCTTCGACATGCTCGACGGCGCGATGGCCCGGGAAAGGGGCGGCGGCACCCGCTTCGGCGCGGTGCTGGACGCCACCTGCGACCGCGTCAGCGACGGCGCGGTGTTCTGCGGCCTGCTGTGGTGGATCGCCTTCGGCCTGCGCGACAAACTGCTGGTGGCGGCGACGCTGATCTGCCTGATCACCTCGCAGGTGATCTCCTACATCAAGGCCCGCGCCGAAGCCAGCGGGCTGCGCGGCGGCGGCGGCATCATCGAACGGCCCGAACGGCTGATCATCGTGCTGGTCGGAACCGGCGTCTCGGACTTCCCGTTCGTCCCCTGGCCGCCGGCGCTACCGGTGGCGATGTGGCTGCTCGCGGCGGCCAGCCTGGTCACCTGCGCGCAGCGCCTGCACACGGTGCGGACCTCGCCGGGGGCCGGCGATCCCATGGGCCCCACGGCGGGAACGAGCGAGCCGTGA
- a CDS encoding HIT family protein: MSDDERPGRTEETIVDRGVGERDHLQRLWTPYRMTYLAEAPLKRDNGKTEQPFTDIPQLPDEDGLVVARGELVYAVLNLYPYNPGHLMVVPYRRVSELEDLTDAESAELMAFTQKAIRVIKGVSRPHGFNVGMNLGTSAGGSLAEHLHVHVVPRWGGDANFITIVGGSKVIPQLLRDTRRLLATEWARQS, from the coding sequence GTGAGTGATGACGAGCGTCCCGGCCGCACCGAGGAGACCATCGTCGACAGGGGCGTCGGCGAGCGCGACCACCTGCAGCGGTTGTGGACGCCGTACCGGATGACGTATCTGGCCGAGGCGCCGCTGAAGCGCGACAACGGCAAGACCGAGCAGCCGTTCACCGACATTCCGCAGCTGCCCGACGAAGACGGCCTGGTGGTCGCTCGCGGCGAACTCGTCTACGCCGTGCTCAACCTCTACCCCTACAACCCCGGGCACCTCATGGTGGTGCCCTACCGGAGGGTCTCCGAGCTCGAGGACCTGACCGACGCGGAGAGCGCGGAGCTGATGGCCTTCACCCAGAAGGCGATTCGCGTCATCAAGGGCGTGTCGCGGCCGCACGGCTTCAACGTCGGCATGAACCTGGGAACGTCGGCGGGGGGATCGCTGGCCGAGCATCTGCACGTGCACGTCGTGCCCCGCTGGGGTGGCGACGCCAACTTCATCACCATCGTCGGCGGGTCGAAGGTGATCCCGCAGTTGCTGCGCGACACCCGCCGGCTGCTGGCCACGGAGTGGGCACGGCAGTCATGA